The DNA region TCGATGAAGCAGATCTCGGGCTCGACGCCGCTCGCATGACGGGAGAGCACGATGGCAGCGAGCGCATTCTCCAGGTCGATCGTCTCCCGAGCGATCTCTCGAAGCTCTCGTCCCCGGCATCGCACCCCGCTCATTGCTCGAGCGGCGAAAACACGATTCACCCGCAGATCGAGCGCGAACAGATCGACCGGCGTCTTCGAGGCCGTGGCACGCATCGACTCGCCGTAGGGACTGCCCCATGCCGTCAGGGTGGCAGCAATCTCGGAGGGCGACGACAGGCGCGAAAGCTCCTCGAGCGCGCGCTCACCGAGAGAAGGCGTCGGAACGAGCCCGGAAAGGCGGCGCTCCCAAGACACACCTTCCACTGCACCCCGTAACAGTGCGCGAAGGCTCCGCCGGTCCTCGTCCTCGAACACGAACCTCAGGAAGCGGGATCTCGCGCCGCACCAGCGGGCCAGAATAGCGAGATGCTGCTGAGCGTTGCGGCGAATGGATCGCTCGAGCTCGAATGCCGTCGGCGAACCGCCCCGTGGAACGAGAGGATAGCCCTCGCGCTCGAGCTCGGTGACGAGCTCGTTGAGACTCGAGGCGGACCGGAGCCTCGAAAGCCGGGCGCGGCCGAGGAGGCGGGTTCCGAGCCCCCGAGCCCGAGCGTTCACATCATCCCAGGCCGGCTTCACGATTCGACTCCCACCGTCGAAACAGCTCGATCTCGAGCTCTGCCTTCATGCTCTCGAGCCTCGACTTCAGCGTGCCGTCGACGACGAGCGCGCCATCTTCGGTCTCGACGATGAACCCCGTCGTCACGTCCGGGTCAGCCTGGTAACGGACGCCGGGTCTATCGCCGACCAGCTCCGCGAGACTCGGTGCGCCACGAATCGTCACCCGCTCGCCGTCGGCATAGGCGAGGCAATCCTCGAGCTGACCCGGGAGACATTCCCGATATCGCGACCCGGCGGCGATCCCCGGAAGACGACGCTCGACCTCAGCGAGAACGCGGGCGGCGAACCGTCGCCTCGCTTCCGCGACGAGGCGCCGGGCGCCGAGCCGCGTTTGGGCGAGATCGGGATCGAGCTCGCGGCGCAGCTTCACCTCTTCCGCGGCGAGACGCTCTTCACGAGCGCGGGCGGTCCGCTCCTCGGCGGCGATGCGAAGACGTGACGCCTCGCACCGCCCCCTTTCGAGCTCCTGCTCGATCTCCGCACGAGCCCGCTCTTCGATATGTGCGAGCAGCTCCGCGAGCGCCATGACGTTAATTTAAGTCCGCGCCCTCAGCCGCCCTGCCCCAGCATGATGAGGACGGCAACGACGAAACCCAGGATCACCATCGTTTCCGGGATCGCCACGAGCAGCACCGCGGTAGCCGAGAGCTCGGGCTTCTCCGCGAGCGTGCCGGAGATCGCGGGACCGATTCTCGACTGAGCCCAGGCGGTGCCAAGAGCGGGAATGGCCACGGCGGCGGCGGCCGCCAGACTGCTCCAGAAGTATTCCATATTCGTGCCTCCTCACTTTCTTTCACGACGGTCCGTGGCCCAGTGCCGAAGGGGATCGTAGTCGGGGCCGCCGGGACGATAGAACTTACCGAAAAATTCGACGTAATGGAGTCGCAGGGCGTGAATGGTGGGGCTGAAGACGCCGAGGACGAAGTTGACGAGGTGGAACAAGAGGGCGAAGAGCACTCCCACGACCACGCTGCCGACGGCGCCCACCATACGGTTCGCCACGACCGCCATCATGACCGACGCCGTGCCGATGGCCATGATCCGCGCGTAAGAGAAGATGTTGCTCAGGGAGGCGAGAAGCTCGATGGGGGCGAGCAGACCCTCGGCGACGACCAGCAGCGGAAACGCGACGAGGAGCGCCACGATCGACGGAGTGAAGAAGGCCGGGGGCAAAATCTCGGCGGCCGCCAGGATCGCGATCAGGATCATGACGATCATGACCGCCGCGACGCCACGGCCGAGCGCCTCCCGGCGACCGCGTCGGAGTGCGCCGAGAACGCCGAGGACGAGTCCGAGCAGGATATGAACGAAGCCGAGCGCCAGGGCGAGCCCCAGAAATGGCAGCAGAGCCTCCTCTCGCCGGAACCAGAGGGAGGGCATACCCAGAAGCTCATGCCCCAGGTCACCAAAGAGCTCGCCGTAGAGCAGGCCGAAGAGTACGCTGAACGCGGCGCAAGCTCCCCCGATCTTGGCCAGCGACGACAGCAAGCTCTCGGGCTCCGAGCGCCGGTGGAGAATCCAGGCGAGAATCGCCAGGAGGGCGCCGTAGCCGACGTCACCAAGGATGAGCCCGAAGAACATCGGGAAGAACACGGCCACGAACGGAGTCGGATCGATGGTTCCATAGTGTGGCAGCGGGAGGAACTTGACGAGGGCCTCGAAAGGCCGGAAGAGCTTAGGGTTCTCGAGCGCCACCGGCACCGAGCCTTCAGCGAGCTCCGCTCCGCCGACTCGTTCCATGGCGAGCTTGCCCTCGAAGCGTTCATGGAGCTCGGTCTCGAGAGCCAGCCGTTCGGCCTCGGGTACCCAGCCGCCGAGGACGAAGGCGTGAGCCGTTCTCCGGGCACGCGTCTTGGTCTCGAGTCGGGCCAGCCGATCGTGAAAGGCGGCGAGCGCGCCGAGAACCTCGGGGATTTCCTCCCTACGCAGAAGGTCGAGCGTCGCGTCGAGCTCCTCGATCTCCGCCGGGATGGCCTGG from Vicinamibacteria bacterium includes:
- a CDS encoding V-type ATPase subunit, whose amino-acid sequence is MKPAWDDVNARARGLGTRLLGRARLSRLRSASSLNELVTELEREGYPLVPRGGSPTAFELERSIRRNAQQHLAILARWCGARSRFLRFVFEDEDRRSLRALLRGAVEGVSWERRLSGLVPTPSLGERALEELSRLSSPSEIAATLTAWGSPYGESMRATASKTPVDLFALDLRVNRVFAARAMSGVRCRGRELREIARETIDLENALAAIVLSRHASGVEPEICFI
- a CDS encoding V-type ATP synthase subunit E codes for the protein MALAELLAHIEERARAEIEQELERGRCEASRLRIAAEERTARAREERLAAEEVKLRRELDPDLAQTRLGARRLVAEARRRFAARVLAEVERRLPGIAAGSRYRECLPGQLEDCLAYADGERVTIRGAPSLAELVGDRPGVRYQADPDVTTGFIVETEDGALVVDGTLKSRLESMKAELEIELFRRWESNREAGLG
- a CDS encoding ATPase, coding for MEYFWSSLAAAAAVAIPALGTAWAQSRIGPAISGTLAEKPELSATAVLLVAIPETMVILGFVVAVLIMLGQGG
- a CDS encoding V-type ATPase 116kDa subunit family protein gives rise to the protein DRLRTSLREVAGEGLEMRSKPVSSGAAIVLSVPTSMAGSIETAFTRAGVQEVPVPPSYGGKSVAEAVPKLLARLQAIPAEIEELDATLDLLRREEIPEVLGALAAFHDRLARLETKTRARRTAHAFVLGGWVPEAERLALETELHERFEGKLAMERVGGAELAEGSVPVALENPKLFRPFEALVKFLPLPHYGTIDPTPFVAVFFPMFFGLILGDVGYGALLAILAWILHRRSEPESLLSSLAKIGGACAAFSVLFGLLYGELFGDLGHELLGMPSLWFRREEALLPFLGLALALGFVHILLGLVLGVLGALRRGRREALGRGVAAVMIVMILIAILAAAEILPPAFFTPSIVALLVAFPLLVVAEGLLAPIELLASLSNIFSYARIMAIGTASVMMAVVANRMVGAVGSVVVGVLFALLFHLVNFVLGVFSPTIHALRLHYVEFFGKFYRPGGPDYDPLRHWATDRRERK